One window of Dysgonomonas mossii genomic DNA carries:
- the tig gene encoding trigger factor, with translation MNVSLTNVDSVNAILQINVTKEDYQEKLDNALKTFRKKANIPGFRPGTVPMGMVKKMYGKSILAEEVNKLVGENLYKYIQDNKLNVLGEPLPNEEKQQPIDFSLEGDYEFYFDVALAPEIKLSLTKKDKVKYYAIEVDEELVDKQIASYKANYGKYEKIEEGAKETDLIRGTISELGDGKVKEGGIFVEAGIVMPSYMKDEAEQAKFVGAKAGDVIVFNPGKAYNGNETEIASMLHIEKDAVETIAAEFQFAITEITRYQEAELDQDLFDKVFGAGNVTTEADFKAKVKETIAEQFAPDSDYKFLLDAKELLEKKTGDLQFPDAFLKRWLIASGEERTAESVDADYPKIIADLKFHLIKEQIAKDNDIKIENEDMKIIAMQAARAQFAQYGMMNLPDEMVENYANDMLKNKDNARNLLDRAMENKIIDVLKSKLGLEETVISLDEFRKFFEKEEAAEAETEA, from the coding sequence ATGAATGTATCTCTAACAAATGTAGATAGTGTAAACGCTATATTACAAATAAATGTAACGAAAGAGGATTATCAAGAAAAGCTTGATAACGCACTTAAGACATTCCGAAAAAAAGCTAACATACCGGGATTCCGTCCGGGAACTGTACCTATGGGTATGGTGAAAAAAATGTATGGTAAATCGATTTTGGCAGAAGAAGTAAACAAGCTTGTTGGCGAAAATCTATATAAATATATACAAGACAACAAACTAAATGTATTGGGCGAGCCTCTTCCGAACGAAGAGAAGCAACAACCAATAGATTTCTCACTCGAAGGTGACTATGAATTTTATTTCGACGTGGCTCTTGCTCCGGAAATAAAATTATCACTGACAAAGAAAGATAAAGTAAAATATTATGCTATTGAGGTAGACGAAGAGCTTGTTGATAAACAAATCGCTTCGTACAAAGCTAACTATGGCAAATATGAAAAAATAGAAGAAGGTGCAAAAGAAACAGACCTTATCAGAGGTACAATCTCTGAATTGGGAGATGGTAAGGTAAAAGAAGGTGGCATCTTTGTAGAAGCAGGCATTGTAATGCCTTCGTATATGAAAGACGAAGCAGAGCAAGCTAAATTTGTAGGTGCAAAAGCCGGAGATGTGATTGTATTCAATCCGGGTAAAGCTTACAATGGTAACGAAACAGAAATAGCATCTATGCTTCATATCGAAAAGGATGCGGTAGAAACAATAGCTGCTGAGTTTCAGTTTGCTATCACCGAGATCACTCGTTATCAGGAAGCAGAACTTGATCAAGACCTATTTGATAAGGTTTTTGGTGCAGGCAATGTGACTACCGAAGCTGACTTCAAAGCAAAAGTAAAAGAAACTATCGCAGAGCAGTTTGCACCGGATAGTGACTACAAATTCCTGTTGGATGCGAAAGAGCTTCTTGAAAAGAAAACAGGAGATTTGCAATTCCCTGATGCATTCCTTAAAAGATGGCTTATTGCTTCGGGCGAAGAAAGAACTGCTGAATCTGTAGACGCAGATTATCCGAAAATCATAGCAGATCTTAAATTCCACCTGATAAAAGAGCAAATAGCAAAAGATAACGATATCAAGATCGAAAACGAAGATATGAAAATCATTGCTATGCAAGCGGCAAGAGCTCAGTTTGCTCAATATGGAATGATGAATCTTCCTGACGAAATGGTTGAGAATTATGCAAATGATATGTTGAAAAACAAAGACAATGCACGCAATCTGC